The Candidatus Methylacidithermus pantelleriae DNA segment CCCATTGTTCCTGCTGCGCTTCTCATTGAATCAGCAGCTCAGGCAGCCGGTTCCTTGTGGATGGATCTTATGATAAAGGAAAATCAACCATTTGTTTTGGTTGCCCAGGTGGAGCGGTTTCGTTTCTTCCGGCCCGTTTGCCCGCCGGAGCGGGTGACGGTCGAAGTTCAAATGGAGGGAGCCTTCCAACATGCAGCTAGCTTCGCAGTCGTTCTCCGGGCACAAGAGACGACAGTGGCTCGGGGAAAGATTCTTTTAGCCCGGGGTTACCTGCCGCCCTGAGGCAGGGTGAGGTTTGGATTTTTTTTCCCAGGGCGCCCGGAAGAACTTTACCGGGTTGCCGCGCCAAATACGCGATCTTGGCGCCCAAGAAGCTACCGCCGGCGAGCTTTTTGCAGGTGCCGCGTTGTGATCCTCAAGCCCGTGAGTCCTCCCCGCGACATTGGGTGGCTGTAGGCTTGTTTGCGATTTTTCCGTTAACCTGCGGCAGATTGGGGTTTTGACCATCCAGGTTCAACCTTGCGAAACTCCTCCTTGAGCCTGCTGAGGGCAATCTTCCCGCGAGCGGTTCTGGGAAACTCTTTAAGAGAGAGTAAACACCTAGGAATTTTCCACGCGGGAAGGCGTTCTCGAAGCAGGTCCAACACCGCCTCTACGGACAGGGATGTTTCCACTGCACCCACCAGAACGGCTGCATCGTTCCTTTTTTCCACACCCACCCACGCGTCAGTCACGCCGGGCAAGCTTCGGAGAACTGCCTCCACCTCCGCCGGCCCCACCTTTCGCCCCGCCACGTTGACCAGCTGGCCCATCCGGCCGATGAGTTCAAGCTCGCCCAACGCGTTCCAGCGGCCAAGGTCTGGGAGAGTTAACCAGCGGTAGCGTCCGAAAGCGGCGCGACTTTTCACGCGGATCCGCCCCTGGGAAGAAATGTCGACGATCACCCCAACCACGGGTCTGCCAACGGCTCCCCTTTGCGAGGCTGCCTCCCCAGAAGGATCGTAAGCCACCCCACCTGCTTCCGTAGTCCCGTAAAAATTGTGGAGGGGAAGACCGAAACGCTTTTCAAAGCGGCGAGCCACCTCCAAAGAAAGAGGGGACCCGGCGGAAATCGCAAGCCGGAGAGGGGAAAGATCTTGCGGAGTAGCCAGTTCCGAGAGCGCCCGGAAGATCACTGGAACCGCAGGAAATACGGTAATGGCATAGTCACGGATCCATTTGGGAATCTGGCTGGGAACAAACGTCTGGGCACAAACCAGGGGAATTCCCGAAAGGATTAACGGCAACACAAGATTGCCGATTCCGTAGGAGTGCCCCATGGGGATAATCCCAAGATTTCGATCTTCCCTCTTGAGTCCCATGCTCGTCAATAGCTGGCAACCTTCGGCTAGGAGATTCTCAGGGCGCAAGTGGACGACACGAGGTTTGCCTGTGGTGCCTGAACTTACTTTTGCTAAGAGCACATTTTTTTGGAGCGGACCCTCCGCGCGCAAGGGCAAAAGCGAATTTTGTTGCCAAAGGTAGTGAGCTCCAAGCGAGCTAGCTTCCTTGGCGCGAGCTGGTTCGGGAACCGTCGAATCGAGGGGAAGTGCCACCCAGCCACGAGCTTGGCACGCGAGGAACGCGCGTATCCATGCAATACCGTTAGGTTCGTAATACGCAAAAGAACTGCCTGGGGGAAGATCCGGGACTGACCGCGCCATGGCCCAGGCTTCCTCAGTTAATTCCTGAAACGTCCGAGTCTCCTTGCTATCAGCTTCGAACATTGCGGTCTCTTTGGGAAAGCGCCGGGCAGTCTGAAGCCAGAGGTCCCACAAGGGGCTTGACTCGGGAAGCGAAGTGGGTGCACGCATAGGGGGCCCAAAAGTTCGGGGACGTTTTTGGCTCTTTTTCCTATGAAAATTTTTTCTTGCCATGCCAAGTCGCTCTTTTCTGCAGGCAGACCAAGGCCAAGGATTTTCAGAGAAAAAAGCGACTTCTGTTATCTGGCTTTTGTTGGGGGTGAGCTGCTCGGGGCTCTGCTCCCCTTGATTGCACGTGGCCATGAAACTAGGAGAAGCGCAAAGCTCACGCTCGAGGGGCTCAACCGCTAACCTTTCCCGTAGAGAAAAGAATGTTGACCGCGCAAAAGGAAAACGACCTTCTGCAGCAGGGGTGGCGAAGCGATGGTTTCTTGGATCGGTTGCCACTTTTTTCGATGTTCATTTGGGGCGGGGATCAAATACGAAGTTGGTGGCTTCTAGCATGACAAGGGAGTCTTATCCTCTAGCAGAGAGCGAGCTTATTGCCATCTTGCCTGCTTACAATGAGGCGGTCCACCTTGGGGCTGTGTTAGAAGAGCTAGGCCGTTTTGTTTCCCAAAGGATTGTCATCGACGATGGTAGCACGGATGAGACAAGCTCGATTGCACGTTTGCATGGGGCTTGTGTTTTCCGTCACCCGGTCCGGCGTGGAAAAACCGAGGCTATCCGGACAGGGCTTCTCGTTGCTCCACCGAGTCGTTGGGTCCTCTTTCTTGACGCCGATGGTCAGCATGACCCTGGGGACTTCCCGGCGCTCTGGGAAAAACGGGAGGGAGTCGATGCAGTCCTGGGGATGCGGGATCTATCTTCACCCCGGATGCCTTGGTTGCGCCGGTGGGCTAACCAGGCCATGTCGCGAATTCTCCGGGCGATTGTGGGAGGGGAGCTCGTTGACACCCAGTGTGGCTTTCGGCTGGTCAAAAGAAGTGTGTTTTCCCAGTGGATGCCGGCTGGGTGGGAGTACCAGTGGGAAAGTGAACTCTATGGGTGGCTACTCCTTTCACAAACACCCGTTCGTATGGTCCCGGTGCGGACCTGCTATGCGGGGGGTGTTTCGCATATTTTTTGGCCTCGGGAGCTGTGGGGGTTTCTTTGTTGCTGTTGC contains these protein-coding regions:
- a CDS encoding class I adenylate-forming enzyme family protein: MRAPTSLPESSPLWDLWLQTARRFPKETAMFEADSKETRTFQELTEEAWAMARSVPDLPPGSSFAYYEPNGIAWIRAFLACQARGWVALPLDSTVPEPARAKEASSLGAHYLWQQNSLLPLRAEGPLQKNVLLAKVSSGTTGKPRVVHLRPENLLAEGCQLLTSMGLKREDRNLGIIPMGHSYGIGNLVLPLILSGIPLVCAQTFVPSQIPKWIRDYAITVFPAVPVIFRALSELATPQDLSPLRLAISAGSPLSLEVARRFEKRFGLPLHNFYGTTEAGGVAYDPSGEAASQRGAVGRPVVGVIVDISSQGRIRVKSRAAFGRYRWLTLPDLGRWNALGELELIGRMGQLVNVAGRKVGPAEVEAVLRSLPGVTDAWVGVEKRNDAAVLVGAVETSLSVEAVLDLLRERLPAWKIPRCLLSLKEFPRTARGKIALSRLKEEFRKVEPGWSKPQSAAG
- a CDS encoding 3-hydroxyacyl-ACP dehydratase FabZ family protein; this translates as MRPTLPHGPAFIFLDSIQIDRDRKKALACYDWKPDHPLIRDHFPGHPIVPAALLIESAAQAAGSLWMDLMIKENQPFVLVAQVERFRFFRPVCPPERVTVEVQMEGAFQHAASFAVVLRAQETTVARGKILLARGYLPP